The Candidatus Nitrosymbiomonas proteolyticus genome has a segment encoding these proteins:
- a CDS encoding site-specific integrase, which yields MRHKGTGTVYRKDGKWAARLRFTDDLGRRFERVERAETRADALVKLKALRARIADEPEKPSDIRFGELFELLCETVYKDRVRSSTLNLYRGLLRNHLVPIRDVYVQRLTPTLLDDLFRSPSIGRRTSQLLRRVVIGFLNHALRLGYVKENVARRTLPIGGYPKIVEPLTAKEVLGILAATKSETLQAAFRTQVELGLRVGELLGIRWSDIRRQSKQVVIREQLLRDRISGQLDLAPLKTPKSRRTLPLTDDLMGLILSLPRAGVFVFASTTGSPMDPRNYNRELSIAAKRAGVGHVSSHRLRHSYATWALGLGVDIAIISRAMGHSSITMTARYAAASPEVIRKANEKVAQLLE from the coding sequence ATGCGGCATAAAGGTACAGGAACGGTCTATCGCAAGGACGGTAAGTGGGCGGCAAGGCTAAGGTTCACGGATGATCTTGGTCGCCGGTTTGAACGGGTGGAGAGAGCGGAAACCAGGGCGGACGCTCTCGTGAAACTCAAGGCTCTGCGGGCACGTATCGCGGACGAGCCGGAGAAGCCGTCAGACATCCGGTTCGGCGAGCTGTTCGAGCTGCTCTGTGAGACGGTCTACAAGGATCGTGTTCGAAGCTCGACTCTCAACCTATACAGGGGTCTGCTACGCAACCACCTGGTTCCCATCCGGGACGTGTACGTTCAAAGGCTGACTCCAACGCTCCTGGACGACCTCTTTCGGAGTCCGTCGATAGGCCGAAGGACAAGTCAACTCCTCAGACGAGTCGTGATCGGATTCCTGAATCATGCTCTAAGGCTCGGGTACGTGAAAGAGAACGTGGCGAGGCGAACACTTCCGATAGGAGGCTATCCCAAGATCGTCGAGCCTTTAACTGCAAAGGAGGTTCTGGGAATCCTCGCGGCAACCAAGTCCGAGACGCTCCAGGCTGCATTCCGAACTCAGGTAGAGCTTGGCCTCCGCGTCGGGGAGCTTCTGGGGATTCGCTGGAGCGACATCCGGCGTCAGTCCAAACAGGTCGTGATCCGGGAGCAGCTTCTCAGAGACCGCATCTCGGGCCAACTTGACCTTGCACCCCTGAAGACGCCAAAGTCCCGGAGGACGCTTCCCCTGACAGACGACCTCATGGGTCTGATCCTGTCCCTACCAAGAGCCGGAGTCTTCGTGTTCGCCAGCACAACCGGCAGCCCGATGGATCCGAGAAACTACAATCGGGAGCTAAGCATTGCGGCCAAGAGAGCCGGCGTCGGACACGTCTCCTCGCACCGCCTCAGGCACTCCTATGCTACGTGGGCATTGGGCTTGGGGGTCGATATCGCGATCATCAGCCGTGCCATGGGGCATTCCAGCATTACGATGACTGCTCGATATGCGGCCGCGTCGCCAGAAGTGATCCGCAAAGCCAACGAAAAGGTAGCTCAACTTCTCGAATGA
- a CDS encoding beta-N-acetylhexosaminidase, which yields MGRQTAPEGVTINDMTLAATCLVAAGLALFARDASSLPALFPYPQQMTPLEDSPFAASQSTLVFDASGSLGGQLLAERLRALVGEGVRLSSERADADRDQVIAFLPALPQHGVRYEGYRLTIRKRRIEVRYVDPAGALHAAQTLIQLLPPAPSNPRQRTSRVEIPAMEIADWPRFSWRGMHLDVSRHFFPVEDIKRYLDSLALHKMNVFHWHLTDDGGWRMQSDRYPKLTEVGAWRVDTGGQWPGGNWNYSELRFPGPNSGKKLYGGYYTKEQIRDIVKYAADRNITVVPEIEMPGHSLPALVAYPELGCEGVEPYPEPGFNRTNNFCPGKDETLEFLEAILDETLDLFPSKFIHIGADEVWKGFWQKCPKCQERIRTEGLAVNNGHSPEENLQSWLVRRVESYLWRKGRRLVGWDEILEGGLAPGATVMSWRGIAGGIAAAKAGQDVVMSPTSHCYFDYSYETTPVRHVYSWDPVPADLSPEEAKHVLGGQANVWTEWIPTWERVETMIFPRMLATAEVLWTEKSALDWNSFESRLARYFPRLDAMGIAYHMPKPTIAAGAVLFDDVTRVEIDVPEGMPFLLRFTSDGSLPTGDSRLYDGPIEVRESSVLTFSYVNSQGKAGDPARIECKKYLPEKEVRGLAEGWSARLFAGRWSSVPAFEELSPSASGRALSVNFADPASSLGSLTLPRENFALEFAGFFRVESPGVYTFSLGSDDGSVLWIAGAKLIDNDGLHGYLEKSASVALKPGYYPLRVGMFQAGGARSLSLNVEGPGLAKGQVKAWSRP from the coding sequence ATGGGGCGACAGACCGCGCCTGAAGGCGTTACAATCAACGACATGACGCTCGCCGCCACGTGCCTCGTCGCCGCAGGACTCGCGCTGTTCGCTCGCGACGCCTCCTCGCTTCCCGCCCTCTTTCCCTATCCGCAACAGATGACGCCGCTCGAGGACTCGCCATTCGCAGCCTCGCAAAGCACCTTGGTCTTCGATGCGAGCGGCAGCCTGGGGGGCCAGTTGCTCGCCGAACGGCTTCGAGCGTTGGTTGGAGAGGGGGTTCGACTTTCCAGCGAGCGAGCCGACGCGGACCGGGACCAGGTGATCGCATTCCTTCCCGCATTGCCCCAGCATGGCGTTCGGTATGAGGGCTACCGTCTCACGATCCGGAAACGGCGCATCGAGGTTCGCTATGTCGATCCCGCAGGGGCGCTCCATGCCGCGCAAACGCTGATTCAACTCTTGCCTCCGGCTCCTTCGAACCCGCGGCAACGAACTTCGCGTGTCGAGATACCCGCGATGGAGATCGCCGACTGGCCCCGGTTTTCGTGGAGGGGGATGCACCTCGACGTGTCGCGACACTTCTTCCCTGTGGAGGACATCAAGCGCTACCTCGACTCTCTCGCGCTCCACAAAATGAACGTGTTTCATTGGCATCTCACCGACGACGGGGGCTGGCGAATGCAGAGCGACCGCTACCCCAAGCTCACCGAGGTCGGAGCTTGGCGGGTCGATACGGGCGGCCAGTGGCCGGGAGGCAACTGGAACTATTCGGAACTCAGGTTCCCTGGACCGAACTCGGGCAAGAAGCTGTATGGCGGCTACTACACGAAGGAGCAGATTCGGGACATTGTAAAGTACGCGGCGGACCGCAACATCACCGTTGTGCCGGAGATCGAGATGCCGGGCCACTCGCTCCCCGCCCTCGTCGCCTATCCTGAGCTGGGCTGCGAGGGAGTCGAGCCTTACCCCGAGCCCGGGTTCAACCGGACGAACAACTTCTGCCCCGGAAAGGACGAAACGCTCGAATTCCTCGAAGCCATCCTCGACGAAACGCTCGACCTGTTCCCTTCGAAGTTCATTCACATCGGCGCGGACGAGGTCTGGAAGGGGTTCTGGCAGAAGTGCCCGAAGTGCCAAGAACGGATTCGCACCGAAGGGCTCGCCGTCAACAATGGCCACTCACCTGAGGAGAACCTCCAGAGTTGGCTCGTGCGGCGCGTCGAAAGCTACCTTTGGCGCAAGGGAAGAAGGCTCGTCGGATGGGATGAAATCCTCGAAGGCGGGCTCGCGCCTGGGGCGACCGTCATGTCGTGGCGCGGGATTGCCGGAGGGATCGCGGCTGCGAAGGCGGGGCAAGACGTTGTGATGTCCCCGACTTCGCATTGCTACTTCGACTACAGCTACGAGACCACGCCGGTTCGGCACGTTTATTCGTGGGATCCCGTGCCCGCAGACCTGAGCCCCGAGGAAGCGAAGCACGTCCTGGGGGGCCAGGCCAACGTCTGGACGGAGTGGATTCCAACGTGGGAGAGGGTCGAGACGATGATCTTCCCGAGGATGCTCGCGACGGCGGAAGTGCTCTGGACCGAAAAGTCCGCGCTCGACTGGAACAGCTTCGAATCGCGGCTGGCCCGGTATTTCCCCCGACTCGACGCGATGGGGATCGCCTATCACATGCCGAAACCGACGATCGCCGCCGGCGCGGTGCTGTTCGACGACGTTACGCGGGTCGAGATCGATGTGCCCGAGGGAATGCCCTTCCTTCTCAGATTCACGTCGGACGGGAGTCTGCCGACGGGAGATTCCCGCCTGTATGACGGGCCGATCGAAGTCCGGGAATCGTCGGTTCTGACGTTCTCCTACGTCAACTCGCAAGGCAAAGCGGGCGACCCTGCACGGATCGAGTGCAAGAAGTATCTTCCCGAAAAAGAGGTTCGGGGGCTCGCCGAAGGGTGGTCCGCCAGGCTGTTTGCGGGTCGGTGGTCGAGCGTCCCTGCGTTCGAAGAGCTATCCCCCTCGGCTTCCGGGAGGGCGCTTTCGGTGAACTTCGCCGATCCGGCTTCGAGCTTGGGCAGCCTGACCCTGCCCCGCGAGAACTTCGCGCTGGAGTTCGCGGGGTTCTTCCGGGTGGAGTCGCCGGGGGTCTACACCTTCAGCTTGGGCAGCGACGACGGATCGGTGCTGTGGATCGCGGGCGCGAAGCTGATCGACAACGACGGGCTGCATGGTTACTTGGAGAAGTCGGCGTCGGTCGCGCTCAAGCCGGGTTACTATCCGCTTCGAGTGGGGATGTTTCAGGCAGGGGGCGCAAGGTCGCTGTCGCTAAACGTCGAGGGGCCGGGCCTCGCCAAGGGCCAGGTCAAGGCCTGGAGCCGCCCCTAG